From the Spiroplasma alleghenense genome, one window contains:
- a CDS encoding VWA domain-containing protein, producing MVNLKQRLEGEISNQLINEISNYQKQWFKQEYYKDFFEASNQSEKKIMKEVFEAQFGNYQIFVDRFLSELKVKNDINYIEKMGAANFEYNKNQTQEFLNKNESYFKEDFQILPSLYKESVMEDWVSSLINFAFTDIFKKIENEFKMKIKQYFDNYYREIENYTQKAKKLAYDYLDKKVYFLKTLPEYNDYIFHLNGKENILLSRKIRELIVGFFNHWTKIISQIKPNEKIVNNIKVIEKNISQNHFIDDSTIDLTLTQIVDLFEPNKLAVEKELEKISLEEGKKDNFDSIIEILESDIYDEFLSEIFIYINEGANKLAREIKADINGFVSFIDTTQPVRDIYGPSWGMDFTKVSAKEIELMIKLSEEIKNNLVLQRLFEILGKLSGAKQEFDKSRLQKSFEKKQKIEEQNYPEEILGMKLSSDIDRIFASELAYLKSPALKKLFMVKYLEQKFQTFDYKNTETMDENELSRIKKQRSLSQEQKRGPIILIIDISGSMHGTPELISKATAIIMSALANRNRRSIYLITFSTDINWLDLTAMHSDVKLLYDFLSKNFSDGGTDFSTPLQKAIEIMQTDEYRNADVLMISDFLGEEIPESIFQEIKKFQVERKNRFHALVLSKSPNMGILKNFSAVWNLDPEDLNNYKKTLRKMSQIAEF from the coding sequence ATGGTCAATTTAAAGCAAAGACTTGAGGGCGAAATAAGCAACCAATTGATAAATGAGATATCTAATTATCAAAAACAGTGATTTAAGCAGGAATACTATAAAGACTTTTTTGAAGCTTCAAATCAATCAGAAAAAAAAATAATGAAGGAAGTGTTCGAGGCCCAATTTGGAAATTACCAAATATTTGTCGATAGATTTCTTAGTGAGTTAAAAGTTAAAAATGACATAAATTATATTGAAAAAATGGGAGCAGCGAATTTTGAATATAATAAAAATCAAACTCAAGAATTTTTAAATAAGAATGAATCTTATTTTAAAGAAGATTTTCAAATTTTGCCAAGTCTTTACAAGGAAAGTGTAATGGAGGACTGGGTTTCTTCTTTAATAAATTTTGCCTTTACAGATATTTTTAAAAAAATTGAAAATGAATTTAAAATGAAAATAAAACAATACTTTGATAACTATTATCGAGAAATTGAAAATTATACTCAAAAAGCCAAAAAATTAGCTTATGATTATTTGGATAAAAAAGTTTACTTCCTTAAAACTCTTCCAGAATACAATGATTATATATTTCATTTAAACGGAAAAGAAAATATACTATTAAGTCGAAAAATTCGTGAGTTAATAGTTGGTTTTTTTAACCATTGAACTAAAATTATTAGTCAAATTAAGCCTAACGAAAAGATTGTAAACAATATTAAAGTTATTGAAAAAAATATTTCTCAAAATCACTTTATTGATGATTCTACGATTGACCTAACCTTAACTCAAATAGTTGATTTATTTGAACCAAACAAATTAGCGGTGGAAAAAGAACTAGAAAAAATCAGTTTAGAAGAAGGTAAAAAGGACAACTTCGATAGCATTATAGAAATTTTAGAGTCAGATATTTATGATGAGTTTTTATCTGAAATATTTATTTATATTAATGAAGGTGCCAATAAACTTGCTCGAGAAATTAAGGCAGATATTAATGGTTTTGTTAGTTTTATTGATACAACTCAGCCAGTTAGAGATATTTATGGACCAAGTTGGGGAATGGATTTTACTAAGGTTTCTGCTAAAGAAATTGAATTGATGATTAAATTATCTGAAGAAATAAAGAATAATTTAGTATTGCAGAGATTATTTGAGATTTTAGGTAAATTGTCAGGAGCGAAACAAGAATTTGATAAATCTCGTTTGCAAAAATCTTTTGAGAAAAAACAAAAAATTGAAGAGCAAAATTATCCCGAAGAAATATTAGGAATGAAATTGTCATCTGATATAGACCGTATTTTTGCAAGTGAATTGGCTTATTTAAAATCTCCTGCTTTAAAAAAATTATTTATGGTGAAATATTTGGAACAAAAATTTCAAACATTTGATTATAAAAATACCGAGACAATGGATGAGAATGAACTTTCTCGAATAAAAAAACAAAGAAGTTTAAGCCAAGAACAAAAAAGAGGTCCGATTATTTTAATAATTGATATTTCGGGAAGTATGCACGGAACCCCGGAGCTAATTTCAAAAGCGACCGCAATAATTATGAGTGCTTTGGCAAATAGAAATCGTCGTAGTATTTATCTAATCACATTTTCTACGGACATAAACTGACTTGATCTTACAGCAATGCACAGTGATGTAAAATTACTATACGATTTTTTATCAAAAAACTTTTCAGATGGGGGAACCGATTTCTCTACACCACTGCAAAAAGCGATTGAAATTATGCAAACAGATGAGTATCGAAATGCAGACGTTTTAATGATTTCAGATTTTTTGGGTGAGGAAATTCCAGAAAGTATTTTTCAAGAAATCAAAAAATTTCAAGTTGAAAGAAAAAATCGTTTTCATGCCTTAGTTTTAAGTAAGAGCCCTAATATGGGAATACTTAAAAATTTCAGCGCAGTTTGGAATTTAGACCCAGAGGATTTAAATAATTACAAAAAAACATTAAGAAAGATGAGTCAAATTGCTGAATTTTAA
- the greA gene encoding transcription elongation factor GreA — protein sequence MIDKTEIILTAEGLEDLKKELDNLINVVRKDVIKELVEARAQGDLSENADYDAARNRQAEVEARIKEVETMISKAKVIDSTKKSVGDVKIGSTVIVKNLKNSTDVEFKIVGAIEADPFKNMISNESPLAKAILGLSIGDTVEVREVREPYKITIKEVK from the coding sequence ATGATTGATAAAACTGAAATTATTCTAACTGCCGAGGGTTTAGAAGACCTTAAAAAAGAACTTGATAACTTAATTAATGTTGTTAGAAAAGATGTAATTAAAGAACTTGTTGAGGCAAGAGCGCAAGGTGATTTAAGTGAAAATGCAGATTATGATGCAGCTAGAAACCGCCAGGCTGAAGTTGAAGCTCGAATCAAAGAAGTTGAAACAATGATTTCTAAGGCAAAAGTCATTGATAGTACTAAAAAAAGTGTTGGTGATGTAAAAATTGGAAGCACAGTAATTGTCAAAAACTTAAAAAATTCAACTGATGTTGAATTTAAAATTGTAGGGGCAATAGAGGCTGATCCTTTTAAAAACATGATTTCAAATGAGTCTCCACTTGCAAAAGCTATTTTAGGTCTTTCTATCGGTGATACAGTAGAGGTAAGAGAAGTTCGCGAACCGTACAAAATCACTATAAAGGAAGTTAAATAA
- the uvrC gene encoding excinuclease ABC subunit UvrC, which yields MINVDDQINLISDKPGCYLFYNSDGKVIYVGKAKRLRRRVSSYFKKVSSIKTMQLVRNISEIKTFITENEQEALILEQNLIKKYKPRFNIVLNDDKQYPYIVITNEPNPQYRYLRKYDKNSLKSFGPLPDGTSAREILKMLERIYPLRRCAGDLGKPCLYFHIQQCSGACFKEVSWEYYQDMINHVDEFFQTSSDEVKEKLTLKMTQAADNLQFEEANRIKKLIEHLNFSRVDQEVDLNDNLNRDVVASFISDNKIAFAILFYRQGKLVFKDDFVGDFEGQDLSELYESYLSQIYSKNMLPDYILVDEAIKIEDFANNYNNKLATVVGETEKKMLNLAMLNAQEVLRQSQLSKSIVLNNETTILKELQEMLDLPSYPHHIEIFDVANIMDEFVLGAMVVFKGGKPSFNDFRKYNIEIEEKGDYQRFQNMIYRRYQKALRENQELPDLIIADGGIIQVNAILSQLEILDLKIPVIGLVKDQNHRTDHILDLNKKDFLIPQQSPVFNFLKKLQDRVHNFAIAGFRKNQAKSLIQDVLKGVPLIGATTIAKIRSVYPTLSELKGAKIEDLEKLVSNKKACENLISFIKNLK from the coding sequence ATGATTAATGTTGATGATCAAATAAACCTTATCTCAGATAAACCTGGATGCTATTTATTTTATAATAGCGATGGTAAAGTAATTTATGTTGGTAAAGCCAAAAGATTACGTCGTCGCGTTTCTAGTTATTTTAAAAAGGTAAGTAGTATAAAAACAATGCAATTGGTCAGAAATATCAGTGAAATCAAAACATTTATTACTGAAAACGAACAAGAGGCGCTAATTCTTGAACAAAACTTGATTAAAAAATACAAGCCTAGATTTAATATAGTTTTAAATGATGACAAGCAATACCCTTATATTGTAATCACAAATGAACCAAATCCTCAATATCGATATTTGAGAAAATATGATAAAAATTCATTAAAGAGTTTTGGTCCGCTTCCTGATGGTACAAGTGCCAGGGAAATTTTAAAAATGTTGGAAAGAATATATCCCTTAAGAAGGTGTGCTGGTGATTTGGGTAAACCTTGTCTGTATTTTCATATTCAACAATGTTCTGGAGCTTGTTTTAAAGAGGTTAGTTGAGAATATTATCAGGATATGATTAATCATGTTGACGAATTTTTCCAAACCAGCAGTGATGAAGTCAAAGAAAAATTAACTCTAAAAATGACTCAAGCAGCAGATAATCTTCAATTTGAAGAAGCTAATAGAATTAAAAAGTTAATTGAGCATTTGAATTTTTCTCGCGTTGACCAAGAGGTTGATTTGAATGACAATCTTAACCGCGATGTTGTCGCTTCTTTTATCAGTGATAATAAGATTGCCTTTGCGATATTATTTTATCGTCAGGGTAAATTGGTTTTTAAAGATGATTTTGTTGGTGACTTTGAAGGACAAGATTTGAGTGAATTATACGAGTCATATTTGTCGCAAATTTATTCAAAAAATATGCTTCCTGATTATATTCTTGTTGATGAAGCAATTAAGATTGAGGATTTTGCAAACAATTATAATAATAAATTAGCAACAGTTGTCGGAGAAACTGAAAAAAAAATGCTAAACTTAGCAATGCTAAATGCTCAAGAAGTTCTACGACAATCACAATTATCAAAGTCAATTGTACTTAATAACGAAACGACAATTTTAAAAGAGCTTCAAGAAATGCTTGATCTACCATCATATCCTCATCATATTGAGATTTTCGATGTTGCTAATATAATGGATGAGTTCGTACTTGGTGCCATGGTTGTTTTTAAAGGTGGAAAACCAAGTTTCAACGACTTTAGGAAATACAACATCGAAATCGAAGAAAAGGGAGATTATCAAAGATTCCAAAATATGATTTATCGCCGCTACCAAAAGGCTCTTCGCGAAAATCAAGAGCTTCCTGATTTGATTATCGCTGATGGAGGTATAATTCAGGTAAATGCAATCCTTTCTCAATTAGAAATTTTGGATTTAAAAATACCAGTAATTGGTTTAGTGAAGGATCAAAATCATAGAACTGACCACATTCTTGATTTGAATAAAAAGGACTTTCTGATACCTCAACAAAGTCCTGTCTTTAATTTTTTGAAAAAATTACAAGATCGTGTGCATAACTTTGCAATTGCGGGATTTAGGAAAAATCAAGCTAAATCACTAATTCAAGACGTTCTCAAAGGTGTTCCCTTAATTGGGGCAACTACAATTGCTAAAATACGTAGTGTTTATCCCACTTTAAGTGAACTTAAAGGGGCAAAAATAGAGGACTTAGAAAAATTGGTTTCTAACAAAAAAGCTTGCGAAAACTTAATTTCCTTTATTAAAAATCTAAAATAG
- the rsmI gene encoding 16S rRNA (cytidine(1402)-2'-O)-methyltransferase — MKIQKTYKNPKPTIYLVGTPIGNLQDMSFRSIEVLTSVDEIYCEDTRTSSTLLSHYKIKKPLVSFHKFNEASRLEKIKESLEQGKNIAIISDAGVPVICDPGAKLLEKLINDDKFEHFSITAINAGPAYIHCLIVSGFSGIENNFLGFWDQKNKNQELVINNFKKDVAYIFYESVHRIRQTLLFLSQKLGGESKILIGREITKINEEFVWLSASEIQEYLDTNQLTEKGEFVVVLIPEMGNLKLSISEEEQIEKVMIEKNNGLNTKSAISKVSKEFGLNKNKLYELFHKK, encoded by the coding sequence ATGAAAATACAAAAAACTTATAAAAATCCTAAGCCAACTATTTACTTAGTTGGAACTCCAATCGGAAATCTTCAAGACATGAGTTTTAGATCCATTGAAGTACTAACATCAGTTGATGAAATTTATTGTGAAGATACCAGAACGAGTTCTACACTATTAAGTCATTATAAAATTAAAAAACCTCTTGTATCATTTCATAAATTCAATGAAGCTAGTAGACTAGAAAAGATAAAAGAATCCCTTGAACAAGGCAAAAATATTGCAATTATTTCTGATGCGGGAGTTCCTGTAATTTGTGATCCGGGAGCTAAATTGCTAGAAAAATTAATTAATGATGATAAATTTGAACACTTTAGTATTACTGCAATTAATGCTGGTCCAGCTTATATACATTGCCTGATAGTTTCTGGATTTTCTGGAATCGAAAATAACTTTCTAGGATTCTGAGATCAAAAGAATAAGAATCAGGAATTAGTGATTAATAACTTCAAAAAAGATGTGGCATATATATTTTATGAGTCAGTTCATCGAATCAGACAAACACTTTTATTTTTGTCACAAAAACTTGGTGGAGAATCAAAAATACTAATCGGAAGAGAAATAACTAAAATTAATGAAGAGTTTGTTTGATTAAGTGCTAGTGAAATTCAGGAGTACTTAGACACTAATCAATTAACAGAAAAAGGGGAATTTGTGGTCGTATTAATTCCAGAGATGGGAAACTTAAAATTATCAATTTCAGAAGAAGAACAAATTGAAAAAGTAATGATTGAAAAGAACAATGGACTAAACACTAAGTCTGCAATTTCTAAAGTATCAAAAGAATTTGGTTTAAATAAAAACAAGTTATACGAACTATTTCATAAAAAATAG
- the nagB gene encoding glucosamine-6-phosphate deaminase — MKVIKVLNNKEVGKMTAELILENIHSNPSIVLGLATGSTPESTYEYLIGDFKKNKTDWSKVRTFNLDEYVGLEPTHKKSYRYFMDEKLFKSVNINIKNTHVPNGINNTDPEAYDKLIAENGGIDLQLLGIGTNGHIGFNEPGTSFESLTSVVDLAQETIDVNSRFFASIDEVPKQAISMGLQSIMNAKKVVLIAIGKNKAEAIKQLVNGNISINWPCTVLQKHKDVTIIVDEEAASLI, encoded by the coding sequence ATGAAAGTAATTAAAGTTTTAAACAACAAAGAAGTGGGTAAAATGACAGCAGAACTCATTTTAGAAAACATCCACTCAAATCCAAGCATTGTCTTGGGATTAGCAACAGGAAGCACTCCTGAGTCAACCTACGAATATTTGATAGGTGATTTTAAAAAAAATAAGACCGATTGATCAAAGGTAAGAACCTTTAATCTTGATGAATATGTAGGTTTAGAACCAACGCATAAAAAATCATACAGATATTTTATGGATGAAAAGCTTTTTAAAAGCGTTAACATCAATATAAAAAACACACATGTTCCTAATGGTATTAACAATACTGATCCAGAAGCGTACGATAAATTGATTGCTGAAAATGGTGGAATTGACCTACAATTATTGGGGATAGGGACTAACGGTCACATCGGTTTTAATGAACCTGGGACAAGTTTTGAGTCTTTAACTTCGGTGGTAGATTTAGCTCAAGAAACAATCGATGTTAACTCAAGATTTTTTGCATCAATTGATGAAGTGCCAAAGCAAGCGATTTCAATGGGTTTACAATCGATTATGAATGCTAAAAAAGTCGTACTAATAGCTATTGGTAAAAATAAGGCAGAAGCTATTAAACAATTAGTAAATGGTAATATTTCAATTAACTGACCATGTACTGTGCTTCAAAAACACAAAGATGTTACCATTATTGTTGATGAAGAAGCGGCTAGCTTAATTTAA
- the proC gene encoding pyrroline-5-carboxylate reductase, which yields MKNFKIGFIGTGNMSTAILRGIKTDTKLDKLKIFAYNRSQESKNRCINEGLATSVDSLKELIEKSEVIFLGIKPKDVPELLKEISPFLSEDKIIVSMVVAWPVERIVKSLSNNHFNKIIRIMPNLNASLCKSSTAICSNWKFSSEERELMHNLLNSFGSSYEIKEEDFAKFAALAGSSPALILNFYKNFELLGEELGINYLNLKELFTEVFIGTLKNYLNSSDSPQEIINKVTSPGGTTIAGIKVFNNEKIDSIIKKAIQAILEKDAKLS from the coding sequence ATGAAAAATTTTAAAATAGGTTTTATTGGAACTGGAAATATGTCAACAGCAATTTTGCGAGGAATCAAAACTGATACAAAATTAGACAAATTGAAGATCTTTGCTTATAATAGATCTCAAGAATCAAAAAATAGATGTATAAATGAAGGTTTAGCTACTTCAGTTGATAGCCTGAAAGAGCTTATCGAAAAAAGTGAGGTAATTTTTTTGGGAATTAAACCAAAAGATGTCCCAGAACTATTGAAGGAAATATCACCATTTTTAAGTGAGGATAAAATCATTGTATCAATGGTGGTTGCATGACCTGTAGAAAGAATTGTTAAATCCTTATCAAACAATCATTTTAATAAAATTATTAGAATTATGCCAAACTTGAATGCTAGTTTATGTAAGTCATCGACAGCTATTTGTTCAAATTGAAAATTTAGTTCTGAGGAACGCGAACTTATGCATAACTTACTTAATTCTTTTGGGTCAAGTTATGAAATCAAAGAAGAGGATTTTGCTAAGTTTGCAGCTTTGGCGGGAAGTTCTCCCGCTCTAATTTTAAATTTCTATAAAAACTTTGAGCTTTTAGGAGAAGAGCTTGGCATAAATTATTTAAATCTTAAAGAGTTGTTTACAGAGGTTTTTATTGGTACATTGAAAAATTATTTAAATTCAAGTGATAGCCCGCAAGAAATAATTAATAAGGTTACTTCTCCAGGTGGGACAACAATTGCTGGGATTAAAGTTTTTAATAATGAAAAAATAGATTCAATTATAAAAAAAGCCATTCAGGCAATTTTGGAAAAGGATGCTAAATTAAGTTAG
- a CDS encoding AAA family ATPase → MKNKIEKLITFLTSNLYEREEAIHLTLLALFAEESIFLYGKPGLGKSNLAKLIKKIIKNGEIFEYLMNKYSTPDEIFGPLDIDKLTHGEYVRKTEGYLPKADVAFLDEIWKAGPSIQNTLLTIINEKEFRNGNKVNQVPLKLLISASNEFPEENQGLEALYDRFLIRYEITPIKDFDNILKMINSEEVINPIKLASEDLITPEMIREISEIVDGKKGMLITLSDDVINFIEKLKANIEAKTGIYISDRRWKKVIRLMKVSAHCSGRDKVEMVDTFVVNHTLWNKLNNNTVNERTEIGLIYKELMNKEVGIKSETSWAETEIKSLTVQVKNVLKNNFSDKNYTKEIGTRYKSILKRIAQERSVLTKASSIFFPVAFNGIDGVDVEIRNDFEKSFAKLQKMVG, encoded by the coding sequence ATGAAAAATAAAATTGAAAAATTAATAACTTTTTTAACTAGCAATCTATATGAAAGGGAAGAAGCGATTCACTTAACCCTATTGGCGCTTTTCGCAGAAGAGTCAATTTTTTTATATGGTAAACCAGGTTTGGGGAAATCAAACTTAGCTAAATTAATAAAAAAAATTATCAAAAATGGGGAAATTTTTGAGTATCTAATGAATAAATACTCAACACCTGATGAAATTTTTGGGCCCTTGGATATAGATAAATTAACTCATGGAGAGTATGTAAGAAAAACAGAAGGTTACTTACCAAAAGCTGATGTAGCGTTTTTGGATGAAATTTGAAAAGCGGGTCCAAGCATTCAAAATACTCTGTTAACAATTATCAATGAAAAGGAATTTAGAAATGGTAATAAGGTTAATCAAGTACCATTAAAACTGCTAATTTCAGCATCAAATGAATTTCCTGAAGAAAATCAGGGGCTTGAAGCATTATACGATCGTTTCTTAATTCGTTACGAAATCACTCCAATCAAGGATTTTGATAATATTTTAAAAATGATAAATTCTGAAGAGGTAATTAATCCAATTAAATTAGCTAGTGAAGATTTAATAACTCCAGAAATGATAAGAGAAATAAGTGAAATAGTTGACGGTAAAAAAGGAATGTTAATTACTTTATCTGATGATGTAATTAATTTTATTGAAAAATTAAAGGCTAATATTGAAGCTAAAACTGGAATTTATATTTCAGATAGACGATGAAAAAAAGTCATACGTTTAATGAAGGTAAGTGCTCATTGTTCTGGTCGTGATAAAGTAGAAATGGTTGATACATTTGTTGTAAACCATACTTTATGAAATAAATTAAATAATAATACTGTGAACGAAAGAACGGAAATAGGCTTAATCTATAAGGAGTTAATGAATAAAGAAGTTGGTATTAAAAGTGAAACTAGTTGAGCGGAAACTGAAATAAAATCTTTAACTGTTCAAGTAAAAAATGTTTTAAAAAATAATTTTTCAGACAAGAATTACACGAAAGAAATTGGAACTCGTTATAAATCAATTTTGAAAAGAATTGCACAAGAACGTAGCGTTTTAACAAAAGCTAGTTCTATATTCTTTCCTGTTGCTTTCAACGGAATTGACGGTGTTGATGTTGAAATTAGAAACGACTTTGAAAAATCTTTTGCTAAATTGCAAAAAATGGTAGGTTAA
- a CDS encoding ribosomal-processing cysteine protease Prp — MINVLVQKTNNKYKKMTITGHAQSGKYGEDLICAGVTAIVGGALNGLDELFKDGVNLAVLDNRVEIVIDDLSNQEIQLVCEFIFLQLKTIEVQYPKNITLKEVT, encoded by the coding sequence ATGATTAATGTTTTAGTTCAAAAAACTAATAATAAATATAAAAAAATGACAATTACTGGTCATGCCCAATCTGGCAAGTATGGTGAAGACCTAATTTGTGCAGGAGTGACAGCCATCGTTGGTGGAGCTCTAAACGGACTGGATGAATTATTTAAGGACGGCGTTAATTTAGCTGTTTTAGATAATAGAGTAGAAATTGTTATTGACGATTTATCAAATCAAGAAATTCAATTAGTTTGCGAATTTATATTTTTGCAGTTAAAAACAATTGAAGTTCAATATCCAAAAAATATTACTTTAAAGGAGGTAACTTAA
- the rplU gene encoding 50S ribosomal protein L21, with protein MFAILKTGGKQIKVQPGDEIFIEKILGEEGSIFTFNEILMIDDQVGTPYLNGATVKGTIIKQGKEKKLRVVRYHPKKNVNKVYGHRQPFTKVKIDSIQAKGSSKAANSNEEAA; from the coding sequence ATGTTTGCAATTTTAAAAACAGGGGGAAAACAAATTAAAGTTCAACCCGGTGATGAAATTTTTATTGAAAAAATCTTAGGAGAAGAAGGGTCAATATTCACTTTTAATGAGATTCTAATGATCGATGATCAAGTTGGAACTCCTTATTTAAATGGTGCGACTGTAAAGGGGACAATTATCAAACAAGGTAAAGAAAAAAAATTACGTGTTGTTAGATACCATCCAAAAAAGAACGTAAATAAAGTTTACGGACACCGTCAACCTTTTACAAAAGTTAAAATTGATTCAATTCAAGCTAAGGGTTCTTCAAAAGCAGCTAATTCAAACGAAGAGGCAGCATAA